The following proteins are encoded in a genomic region of Actinomadura sp. NAK00032:
- a CDS encoding bifunctional RNase H/acid phosphatase — translation MSAVAGGRGGSSPHRGASARKLIVEADGGSRGNPGPAGYGALVRDALTGEVLAEVAESIGHATNNVAEYRGLIAGLAAAGDLDPSARVEVRMDSKLVVEQMSGRWKIKHPDMIPLALRAKELAAGLGSVSYGWIPRNRNAHADRLANEAMDAAARGEHWTRKVEESPGEPEPPPRPPSSAPMTTVLLRHGETPLSVEKRFAGIGDVPLTPNGLAQARAAALALKDRGLDAIVTSPLARCRDTAAEAAAVTGLDVRVEDGFRETDFGEWEGLTFAEAGKGWPAEMRAWLADPEAAPPGGESFAQVSRRVRTALDKLKVRYREQTVLVVSHVTPIKLLVKDALGAPMSSLYRMHLDVAALSSIDWYADGPATLRTYNDVHHLPS, via the coding sequence GTGAGCGCAGTTGCCGGGGGGCGTGGGGGGTCGTCCCCCCACAGGGGCGCGAGCGCTCGCAAGCTGATCGTCGAGGCGGACGGGGGCTCGCGCGGCAACCCGGGGCCCGCCGGGTACGGGGCCCTCGTCCGGGACGCGCTGACCGGCGAGGTCCTCGCCGAGGTGGCGGAGTCGATCGGGCACGCCACCAACAACGTCGCCGAGTACCGGGGCCTGATCGCCGGGCTGGCGGCGGCGGGGGACCTCGACCCGTCCGCCCGCGTCGAGGTCCGGATGGACTCCAAGCTCGTGGTGGAGCAGATGTCCGGCCGCTGGAAGATCAAGCACCCGGACATGATCCCGCTGGCGCTGCGCGCGAAGGAGTTGGCCGCGGGGCTCGGCTCGGTGTCCTACGGCTGGATCCCGCGCAACCGGAACGCGCACGCCGACCGGCTGGCGAACGAGGCCATGGACGCCGCCGCCCGCGGCGAGCACTGGACCCGCAAGGTCGAGGAGTCGCCGGGGGAGCCGGAGCCGCCGCCCCGCCCGCCCTCGTCCGCCCCGATGACCACGGTCCTGCTGCGCCACGGCGAGACGCCGCTGTCGGTCGAGAAGCGCTTCGCGGGGATCGGCGACGTGCCGCTCACCCCGAACGGCCTCGCGCAGGCCCGCGCCGCCGCGCTCGCGCTGAAGGACCGCGGGCTCGACGCGATCGTCACCTCGCCCCTGGCCCGCTGCCGCGACACGGCCGCCGAGGCCGCCGCCGTCACCGGGCTGGACGTCCGCGTCGAGGACGGCTTCCGGGAGACCGACTTCGGCGAGTGGGAGGGCCTCACGTTCGCCGAGGCGGGCAAGGGGTGGCCCGCCGAGATGAGGGCGTGGCTGGCCGACCCCGAAGCGGCGCCGCCGGGCGGGGAGAGCTTCGCCCAGGTGTCCCGCCGCGTCCGGACCGCCCTGGACAAGCTCAAGGTCCGCTACCGCGAGCAGACCGTCCTGGTGGTCTCGCACGTCACGCCCATCAAGCTCCTGGTGAAGGACGCCCTGGGCGCGCCCATGTCGTCCCTCTACCGGATGCACCTGGACGTGGCGGCGCTGTCGTCCATCGACTGGTACGCCGACGGCCCCGCGACACTGCGCACGTACAACGACGTGCACCACCTCCCCTCCTGA
- a CDS encoding DUF6191 domain-containing protein: protein MKSPFRRRKRVKGRPMGNRPEAAEPETVEWPREGTGKSSLMGAIRGDGETGASSGGGLFEDLASAFEGSKKVKVEEQQRQKVLRQDDHEQAGDGSTRDDLDSGKIRIRRTPPHE from the coding sequence GTGAAGTCACCCTTTCGGCGCCGCAAGCGCGTCAAGGGCCGTCCGATGGGCAACCGCCCGGAGGCGGCCGAACCGGAGACCGTGGAGTGGCCCCGCGAGGGGACGGGCAAGTCGTCCCTGATGGGGGCCATCCGCGGCGACGGCGAGACCGGCGCGAGCTCCGGCGGCGGCCTGTTCGAGGACCTCGCGTCCGCGTTCGAGGGCTCCAAGAAGGTCAAGGTCGAGGAGCAGCAGCGGCAGAAGGTGCTGCGTCAGGACGACCACGAGCAGGCCGGGGACGGCAGCACGCGCGACGACCTGGACTCGGGCAAGATCCGGATCCGGCGCACCCCGCCGCACGAATAG
- a CDS encoding exo-alpha-sialidase, with translation MPPSPRFAAGLTAALTVLASAAAVPSAHAAVAQSAAVTTDCTSGRIQETVVNRTSAATTFTLTWPGVGTWTAQVAAGDSAHFHFTRPSGTAYTFRTTTPQGFDQTDSGTLDCSDALSVRAAMDCGSPHRLRLILANDSPASRTFTVAWPGRPYSPWTVTVPAGSGHDGLYWTVPDGTPYTFNVTSGSWSDTVSGTSGCGVGSGRPGMNAQTVLTTSTVIDGLGKAAKSVRIPALAVSNNGTVIATMDARVDGSYDLGGGTNNIQIAMTRSTDGGATFTHPKIIAKAPTASEGYGDPSLLVDRATGTIFCFFTYAPKPGVGYWGSTAGDTSATSTTNTHIRYVTSTDDGATWSAPVDLNPHVRKPTWAGMFASSGHGIQLASGRLVQPIVYRDASGDHASNIYSDDHGATWHNGTTAGTGVNESKAIQRGTGRVAQNMRSNGGGDRWYATAPDVTSPFGTSWNSGLIDPGCNGDEISYLRPTPGNPSLTTTALHSNNAATSRTDLTVRVSRDDSATWPHQALIKPGAAGYSTMAVLADGSIGTLYEIGDTGGIIFTRTTLPWLES, from the coding sequence ATGCCCCCGTCCCCCCGCTTCGCCGCGGGCCTGACCGCCGCGCTCACCGTCCTCGCGTCCGCCGCCGCCGTCCCGTCCGCGCACGCCGCCGTCGCCCAGTCCGCCGCCGTGACGACCGACTGCACGTCCGGCCGCATCCAGGAGACCGTCGTCAACCGGACCTCCGCCGCCACCACCTTCACCCTGACCTGGCCCGGCGTCGGCACCTGGACCGCCCAGGTCGCCGCCGGCGACAGCGCCCACTTCCACTTCACCCGGCCGTCCGGCACCGCCTACACGTTCCGCACCACGACCCCTCAGGGCTTCGACCAGACCGACAGCGGCACGCTCGACTGCTCCGACGCGCTCAGCGTCCGCGCCGCCATGGACTGCGGCAGCCCGCACCGGCTGCGCCTCATCCTGGCCAACGACTCCCCCGCGTCCCGCACCTTCACCGTCGCCTGGCCGGGCCGCCCCTACTCCCCCTGGACCGTCACCGTCCCCGCCGGCTCCGGCCACGACGGCCTCTACTGGACGGTCCCGGACGGCACCCCGTACACCTTCAACGTCACCTCCGGCTCCTGGAGCGACACGGTCTCGGGCACGTCCGGCTGCGGCGTCGGCTCCGGCAGGCCGGGGATGAACGCGCAGACCGTCCTGACCACGTCCACGGTCATCGACGGCCTGGGCAAGGCCGCCAAATCGGTCCGCATCCCGGCCCTCGCCGTCTCCAACAACGGCACGGTGATCGCCACGATGGACGCCCGCGTGGACGGCAGCTACGACCTCGGCGGCGGCACCAACAACATCCAGATCGCGATGACCCGCAGCACCGACGGCGGCGCCACCTTCACCCACCCGAAGATCATCGCCAAGGCCCCCACCGCCTCCGAGGGCTACGGCGACCCGAGCCTCCTCGTCGACCGCGCCACCGGCACGATCTTCTGCTTCTTCACCTACGCCCCCAAACCGGGCGTCGGCTACTGGGGCTCCACCGCCGGCGACACCTCCGCGACCTCCACCACCAACACCCACATCCGCTACGTCACCTCGACCGACGACGGCGCCACCTGGAGCGCCCCGGTCGACCTCAACCCGCACGTCCGCAAGCCGACCTGGGCGGGCATGTTCGCCTCCTCGGGCCACGGCATCCAACTCGCCTCGGGACGCCTCGTCCAGCCGATCGTCTACCGCGACGCCTCCGGCGACCACGCGTCCAACATCTACTCCGACGACCACGGCGCCACCTGGCACAACGGCACGACTGCCGGCACCGGCGTCAACGAGAGCAAGGCGATCCAGCGCGGCACCGGCCGCGTCGCCCAGAACATGCGCTCCAACGGCGGCGGCGACCGCTGGTACGCCACCGCCCCCGACGTCACCTCGCCCTTCGGGACGTCCTGGAACAGCGGCCTCATCGACCCGGGCTGCAACGGCGACGAGATCTCCTACCTGCGCCCGACTCCGGGCAACCCGTCCCTGACGACCACGGCGCTGCACAGCAACAACGCCGCCACGTCCCGCACCGACCTCACCGTCCGCGTCAGCCGCGACGACAGCGCGACCTGGCCCCACCAGGCCCTCATCAAGCCCGGCGCCGCCGGCTACTCCACCATGGCCGTCCTGGCGGACGGCTCGATAGGCACCCTCTACGAGATAGGCGACACGGGCGGCATAATCTTCACCCGCACCACCCTCCCCTGGCTCGAATCCTGA
- a CDS encoding FadR/GntR family transcriptional regulator has translation MTAARARGRATRGRSSRTEEVQQRIKQLILERGLAVGDPMPTEFELVDELDVSRNSLREALKALQAVGIVEIRHGFGMYVGTMSLGALVDELTFHARMSKRQGRDDLAHLVDVREVLERGLVEQVIDRGLTAGDPELDETMRRMGEEAAAGFVTPETDRRFHELLYRPLANPIVNQLLGAFWDVYRTLQHDLAPVEQEAADVAQRHRDIFEALRAGDKAAAATAMAAHFRGIRDRLEQAN, from the coding sequence ATGACCGCAGCTCGGGCCCGGGGCCGCGCCACGCGCGGCCGCAGCAGCCGGACCGAGGAGGTGCAGCAGCGGATCAAGCAGCTGATCCTGGAGCGCGGCCTCGCGGTGGGCGACCCGATGCCCACCGAGTTCGAGCTGGTGGACGAGCTGGACGTCAGCCGCAACTCGCTGCGCGAGGCGCTCAAGGCGCTGCAGGCCGTCGGCATCGTCGAGATCAGGCACGGCTTCGGCATGTACGTGGGCACCATGTCGCTCGGCGCGCTGGTCGACGAGCTGACCTTCCACGCCCGCATGTCCAAGCGGCAGGGCCGCGACGACCTCGCGCACCTGGTGGACGTCCGCGAGGTGCTCGAACGCGGCCTCGTCGAGCAGGTCATCGACCGCGGCCTCACCGCCGGCGACCCCGAGCTCGACGAGACCATGCGCCGGATGGGCGAGGAGGCCGCGGCGGGCTTCGTCACCCCCGAGACCGACCGCCGCTTCCACGAGCTGCTCTACCGGCCGCTCGCCAACCCGATCGTCAACCAGCTCCTCGGCGCGTTCTGGGACGTGTACCGCACGCTCCAGCACGACCTGGCCCCCGTCGAGCAGGAGGCCGCCGACGTCGCGCAGCGGCACCGCGACATCTTCGAGGCGCTGCGCGCCGGCGACAAGGCGGCCGCCGCGACGGCGATGGCGGCCCACTTCCGCGGCATCCGCGACCGGCTGGAGCAGGCGAACTGA
- a CDS encoding ABC transporter substrate-binding protein, producing MTDLQPGRGLHRRDFLRYTGLLGAAATISAGLAACGGPSSTGSGGSGGSKDTIQAALAYALSGGFDPMTASSAVAVAANLHVLESLVDLDPITRKPYNALAKADPEKVDDTTYRVALRDGAKFHDGSAVTADDVVFSFERVLDEKNASLFIQFLPFLDGVKKVDASTVEFKLKYAFALFAERLSVVKVVPKKLVEADQKKFDSLPVGSGPYKLASASATDGLTFAKSDGYNGPRPAKVQKMTWLLLAEPSTRVTALQSGRVQAIEAVPYLNAEALGKAKAVQSVQSFGLLFLMFNCKQKPFDDVRVRQALHYALDTDKLIKTALLGNAAAATSFLPVGHPDYAKASTVYGYDPAKAKKLLSEAGVSGLKVELVTTDTDFVKDCAPLIKQSWDAVGVSTTLNVGQSGGQYSNRIDTGKYQVMAAPGDPSVFGNDCDLLMRWFYVGTWPEHRSYNAGTAEAKKVVSLLDEAAREADEAARRGLWKQAIDIVAEQAALYPIFHRKLVTGWDREGLPGFRPMATTGLSFLDVGRA from the coding sequence GTGACCGATCTCCAGCCAGGCCGCGGCCTGCACCGCCGCGACTTCCTGCGCTACACCGGACTGCTCGGCGCGGCGGCGACGATCAGCGCCGGCCTGGCCGCGTGCGGCGGCCCCTCGTCCACCGGGTCCGGCGGATCCGGCGGGTCCAAGGACACCATCCAGGCCGCGCTGGCCTACGCGCTGTCGGGCGGCTTCGACCCGATGACGGCCTCCAGCGCCGTCGCCGTGGCCGCGAACCTCCACGTCCTGGAGTCGCTGGTCGACCTCGACCCGATCACCCGCAAGCCCTACAACGCGCTCGCCAAGGCCGATCCCGAGAAGGTGGACGACACCACCTACCGGGTCGCGCTGCGCGACGGCGCGAAGTTCCACGACGGTTCCGCGGTCACCGCCGACGACGTCGTGTTCAGCTTCGAGCGCGTCCTGGACGAGAAGAACGCGTCGCTGTTCATCCAGTTCCTCCCGTTCCTGGACGGGGTGAAGAAGGTCGACGCGAGCACCGTCGAGTTCAAGCTCAAGTACGCGTTCGCGCTGTTCGCCGAGCGGCTGTCGGTCGTCAAGGTCGTGCCGAAGAAGCTCGTCGAGGCCGACCAGAAGAAGTTCGACTCGCTGCCGGTCGGGTCGGGCCCGTACAAGCTGGCCTCGGCGAGCGCCACCGACGGCCTGACGTTCGCCAAGTCCGACGGCTACAACGGCCCGCGCCCGGCGAAGGTCCAGAAGATGACCTGGCTGCTGCTGGCCGAGCCGTCCACCCGCGTCACCGCGCTCCAGTCGGGCCGCGTCCAGGCGATCGAGGCCGTCCCGTACCTGAACGCCGAGGCGCTGGGCAAGGCCAAGGCCGTCCAGTCGGTGCAGAGCTTCGGCCTGCTGTTCCTGATGTTCAACTGCAAGCAGAAGCCGTTCGACGACGTGCGGGTCCGGCAGGCGCTGCACTACGCGCTCGACACCGACAAGCTGATCAAGACGGCGCTGCTCGGCAACGCCGCCGCCGCGACCAGCTTCCTGCCCGTCGGCCACCCCGACTACGCCAAGGCGTCCACCGTCTACGGGTACGACCCGGCCAAGGCCAAGAAGCTGCTGTCGGAGGCCGGCGTCAGCGGCCTGAAGGTCGAACTGGTCACCACCGACACCGACTTCGTCAAGGACTGCGCGCCGCTGATCAAGCAGAGCTGGGACGCGGTCGGCGTCTCCACCACGCTCAACGTGGGCCAGTCCGGCGGGCAGTACTCCAACCGCATCGACACCGGCAAGTACCAGGTCATGGCGGCGCCCGGCGACCCGTCGGTGTTCGGCAACGACTGCGACCTGCTGATGCGCTGGTTCTACGTCGGCACGTGGCCCGAGCACCGCAGCTACAACGCCGGCACGGCCGAGGCCAAGAAGGTCGTGAGCCTGCTGGACGAGGCGGCGCGCGAGGCCGACGAGGCCGCCCGCCGCGGGCTGTGGAAGCAGGCCATCGACATCGTCGCCGAGCAGGCCGCGCTGTACCCGATCTTCCACCGCAAGCTCGTCACCGGCTGGGACCGCGAGGGGCTGCCCGGGTTCCGGCCCATGGCGACCACGGGACTGTCGTTCCTGGACGTCGGACGCGCCTGA
- a CDS encoding Nif3-like dinuclear metal center hexameric protein, whose translation MRLSHVITVLEELYPPAWAESWDAVGLVCGDPDQEVGRVLFAVDPVAAVIDEALEWDADLVVTHHPLLLRGVHSVAATTPKGRLIHRMITSGLALHTAHTNADRADPGVSDALARAVGLTGALRPMVPADDDPRRGLGRIGELAEPLTLREFTRRAAVGLPSTAWGVRAAGDPDAVVRTVAVCGGSGDSLLGTARAAGVDAYLTADLRHHPASEFAEHGGPALVDAAHWATEWPWLADAERRLAAATPEAGKLETRVSTLVTDAWRLHEEGAL comes from the coding sequence GTGCGCCTATCCCATGTCATCACGGTTCTGGAGGAGCTTTACCCGCCCGCGTGGGCGGAGTCCTGGGACGCCGTCGGGCTGGTCTGCGGAGACCCCGATCAGGAGGTCGGCCGGGTCCTGTTCGCCGTCGACCCCGTCGCCGCCGTGATCGACGAGGCGCTGGAGTGGGACGCCGACCTGGTGGTCACGCACCATCCGCTGCTGCTGCGCGGCGTGCACTCGGTCGCCGCCACCACCCCCAAGGGCCGGCTGATCCACCGGATGATCACCAGCGGGCTGGCGCTGCACACCGCGCACACCAACGCCGACCGGGCCGATCCCGGCGTCTCGGACGCGCTGGCGCGGGCCGTCGGCCTGACCGGCGCGCTGCGCCCGATGGTCCCCGCCGACGACGACCCGCGCCGCGGCCTCGGCCGGATCGGGGAGCTGGCCGAGCCCCTCACGCTGCGGGAGTTCACCCGGCGGGCCGCCGTCGGCCTGCCGTCCACCGCCTGGGGCGTCCGCGCGGCGGGCGACCCGGACGCGGTCGTGCGCACCGTCGCCGTCTGCGGCGGCTCCGGCGACTCCCTCCTCGGCACCGCGCGCGCCGCTGGTGTCGACGCCTACCTCACCGCCGACCTGCGGCACCACCCCGCGTCGGAGTTCGCCGAGCACGGCGGCCCCGCCCTGGTGGACGCCGCGCACTGGGCGACCGAATGGCCGTGGCTGGCCGACGCCGAACGCCGGCTCGCCGCGGCCACCCCCGAAGCGGGCAAGTTGGAGACCAGGGTGTCCACGCTCGTCACCGACGCGTGGCGCCTTCACGAAGAAGGAGCACTGTGA
- a CDS encoding pyridoxamine 5'-phosphate oxidase family protein: protein MSAAGAAEPEPTAERPYMPGYGIQGPDEGSGLLPWSWAVERLRAARNFWVCTVRPDGRPHAMPVWGAWSGDALLFSSAVPSRKMVNLRANPQVVVTTEEAENPVVIEGRAEILTEQKDLQRFIDLVNSKYATRYRVDFLDPEVNATVAVRPQSVFGLRQGDFTGSPTRWSF from the coding sequence ATGTCGGCTGCCGGCGCCGCGGAACCGGAGCCCACTGCCGAACGCCCGTACATGCCCGGCTACGGCATCCAGGGGCCGGACGAGGGAAGCGGTCTGCTGCCGTGGTCGTGGGCCGTGGAGCGGCTGCGCGCCGCGCGCAACTTCTGGGTGTGCACGGTCCGGCCGGACGGACGCCCGCACGCCATGCCCGTATGGGGTGCCTGGTCGGGTGATGCCCTGCTGTTCAGCAGCGCCGTCCCGTCCCGCAAGATGGTGAACCTGCGGGCGAACCCGCAGGTCGTGGTGACCACCGAGGAGGCCGAGAACCCCGTCGTCATCGAGGGGCGGGCCGAGATCCTCACCGAGCAGAAGGACCTCCAGCGGTTCATCGACCTGGTCAACTCCAAGTACGCGACCCGCTATCGTGTCGATTTCCTGGACCCCGAGGTGAACGCCACCGTCGCGGTGCGCCCACAATCGGTGTTCGGGCTCCGCCAGGGAGATTTCACCGGGTCTCCCACCCGGTGGTCGTTCTGA
- a CDS encoding zinc ribbon domain-containing protein: MKAAPQAQLRLLDLQELDSSLDRLAHRRRTLPELADIERLEGRLTELRDAIVAAETEVGDLQREQRKAEQDVDQVRTRADRDQKRLDSGQVTSAKDLSSLQAEIESLQRRQSDLEEVVLEIMERTEEAEGRVAALRADQSAAQEELAGLTERRDGAQREIDEESGTTSTARTAVAKDVPDDLLGLYEKLRGQFGGVGAAKLFRGACQGCHLALNTVDLNNIRAAAEDEVVRCEECRRILIRTPESGL; this comes from the coding sequence GTGAAAGCCGCACCGCAAGCCCAGCTTCGACTGCTCGACCTGCAGGAGCTCGACAGCTCGCTGGACCGGCTGGCGCACCGCCGCCGGACGCTGCCCGAGCTGGCGGACATCGAGCGGCTGGAGGGGCGACTCACCGAGCTGCGCGACGCGATCGTCGCGGCCGAGACCGAGGTCGGCGACCTGCAGCGCGAGCAGCGGAAGGCCGAGCAGGACGTCGACCAGGTCCGCACCCGCGCCGACCGCGACCAGAAGCGGCTCGACTCCGGCCAGGTGACGTCCGCGAAGGACCTCAGCAGCCTGCAGGCGGAGATCGAGTCGCTGCAGCGCCGCCAGTCCGACCTGGAGGAGGTCGTGCTGGAGATCATGGAGCGGACGGAGGAGGCCGAGGGGCGCGTCGCAGCGCTGCGCGCCGACCAGTCCGCCGCGCAGGAGGAGCTGGCCGGGCTCACCGAGCGCCGCGACGGCGCGCAGCGGGAGATCGACGAGGAGTCGGGGACCACCAGCACCGCGCGTACCGCCGTCGCCAAGGACGTCCCGGACGACCTGCTCGGCCTCTACGAGAAGCTGCGCGGCCAGTTCGGCGGCGTGGGCGCGGCCAAGCTGTTCCGCGGCGCGTGCCAGGGCTGCCACCTGGCGCTGAACACCGTCGATCTGAACAACATCAGGGCCGCGGCGGAGGACGAGGTCGTCCGCTGCGAGGAGTGCCGCCGCATCCTGATCCGCACGCCCGAGTCGGGCCTGTGA